A portion of the Sulfuriferula sp. AH1 genome contains these proteins:
- a CDS encoding DUF2892 domain-containing protein, translating into MIHNVGTVDRAVRIIGGLALIALAATGTIGLWGWIGVVPLATGIISWCPAYALLGLNSCKTR; encoded by the coding sequence ATGATCCATAATGTTGGCACTGTTGACCGTGCAGTTCGTATTATTGGCGGGCTGGCTCTGATCGCACTGGCGGCAACCGGCACGATAGGCCTCTGGGGATGGATAGGCGTAGTACCGTTGGCAACCGGCATTATCAGCTGGTGCCCGGCATACGCACTACTTGGGCTAAATTCCTGCAAAACCAGGTAA
- the leuA gene encoding 2-isopropylmalate synthase, which yields MLPDPSSKYAPFPRVRLADRQWPNRTITAPPVWMSTDLRDGNQSLFEPMNGERKMRMFRTLCAIGFKEIEVAFPSASQTDFDFVRNIIEGGHIPDDVTIEVLTQAREHLIRRTMESLRGARRAIVHVYNATSKPFRDIVFAMSKAEVVEMAVSAVLLIRQLAAEQPETEWVLEYSPETFTATEPDFALEVCDAVTAAWGATPDNKVILNLPTTVEMATSNVYADQIEWMHRHLARRNSIILSLHPHNDRGTAVAAAELGLMAGADRVEGCLFGNGERTGNVDIVTLALNLYTQGVSPGLDFSDINAVARTVEYCNQMPIHPRHPYVGDLVFTAFSGSHQDAIKKGFAAQQPDALWNVPYLPIDPADVGRSYDSVIRVNSQSGKGGIAYLLETEYGIVMPRRLQVEFSGAVQRHVDEHGGEMSAADIWQLFAQTYLAAGQPLSYVEHHLFEHGAAQGIRLSVEINGTSHVLTGEGNGPIDAAIHALRSLDIELQVCSYEERSMGDSAGSDAQACAFMEVSAPGRSHACYGAGMDGNIVTASIKALVSGANRLTTNTGN from the coding sequence ATGTTGCCAGACCCGTCCAGCAAATACGCCCCTTTTCCGCGAGTCCGGCTCGCCGACCGCCAGTGGCCGAACCGCACCATCACCGCACCGCCGGTGTGGATGAGCACCGATCTGCGCGACGGCAATCAGTCGCTGTTCGAACCGATGAATGGTGAACGCAAGATGCGCATGTTCCGTACGCTGTGCGCCATCGGCTTCAAGGAGATCGAGGTCGCCTTCCCTTCCGCCTCGCAGACCGATTTCGATTTCGTGCGCAATATCATCGAGGGCGGCCACATTCCCGACGACGTCACCATCGAGGTGCTCACCCAGGCGCGCGAGCACCTGATCCGCCGCACCATGGAATCGCTCAGAGGCGCGCGCCGGGCCATCGTTCACGTCTATAACGCCACGTCGAAGCCGTTCCGCGACATCGTATTCGCCATGAGCAAGGCTGAGGTGGTGGAAATGGCCGTTTCCGCCGTACTGCTAATCAGGCAACTGGCCGCCGAACAGCCGGAAACCGAATGGGTGCTGGAATACAGCCCGGAAACCTTCACCGCCACAGAACCGGATTTCGCGCTCGAAGTCTGCGATGCAGTGACTGCCGCCTGGGGTGCGACGCCGGACAACAAGGTCATCCTCAATTTGCCGACCACCGTGGAAATGGCGACGTCGAACGTGTACGCCGACCAGATCGAGTGGATGCATCGCCACCTTGCACGCCGCAACAGCATCATCCTCAGCCTGCATCCGCACAACGACCGCGGCACCGCAGTGGCCGCAGCCGAACTGGGCTTGATGGCAGGCGCCGATCGCGTCGAAGGCTGTCTCTTCGGCAACGGCGAACGCACCGGCAACGTCGATATCGTCACCCTGGCGCTTAATCTCTATACGCAAGGGGTATCGCCGGGCCTCGATTTTTCCGACATCAACGCGGTGGCGCGTACCGTGGAATACTGCAACCAGATGCCGATCCATCCGCGCCATCCCTACGTCGGCGATCTGGTGTTCACCGCCTTTTCCGGCTCGCACCAGGATGCGATCAAGAAAGGTTTCGCCGCGCAACAGCCGGATGCGCTGTGGAACGTCCCCTACCTGCCCATCGACCCCGCCGATGTGGGCCGCAGCTACGATTCCGTAATTCGGGTCAACAGCCAGTCCGGCAAGGGCGGCATCGCTTATCTGCTGGAAACCGAATACGGCATAGTGATGCCGCGCCGCCTGCAGGTCGAGTTTTCCGGCGCGGTGCAGCGCCATGTAGATGAACACGGCGGAGAAATGAGCGCCGCCGACATCTGGCAATTGTTCGCGCAGACCTATCTCGCCGCCGGCCAGCCATTAAGCTATGTCGAACACCACCTGTTCGAACACGGCGCTGCACAGGGCATCCGCCTGAGTGTGGAAATAAACGGCACAAGCCATGTACTCACCGGAGAAGGCAACGGCCCGATCGATGCCGCCATTCACGCGCTGCGCAGCCTCGATATCGAACTGCAGGTATGCAGCTACGAAGAGCGCTCGATGGGCGACAGTGCCGGCAGCGATGCACAGGCCTGCGCATTCATGGAAGTATCAGCGCCCGGCCGCAGCCATGCATGTTATGGCGCGGGCATGGACGGCAATATCGTGACCGCCTCGATCAAGGCGCTGGTGAGCGGTGCCAACCGGCTGACGACAAACACGGGCAACTGA
- the pdxJ gene encoding pyridoxine 5'-phosphate synthase, giving the protein MIQLGVNIDHIVTIRQARGTRYPSPVQAALVAEMAGADAITLHLREDRRHIQDHDVDTLSQVLTTRMNLEMAVTDEMLGIACRVKPQDVCLVPERREELTTEGGLDVAGQLDKVKHACDVLANAGIRVSLFIDADERQLDAARACGAPVIEIHTGRFADAENAHDEANELRRIIRAVEYGNALGLQVNAGHGLHYHNVQAIAAIPGVAELNIGHAIVAQALFVGWEAAVRDMKRLMVAATGQ; this is encoded by the coding sequence ATGATCCAGCTCGGCGTCAACATCGACCATATCGTCACCATCCGTCAGGCCCGCGGTACCCGTTACCCGAGCCCGGTACAGGCTGCGCTCGTTGCCGAAATGGCAGGTGCCGACGCCATTACTCTGCACCTGCGCGAAGACCGCCGCCATATTCAGGACCATGACGTAGACACACTGAGCCAGGTGCTTACCACGCGCATGAATCTGGAAATGGCCGTCACCGACGAAATGCTGGGTATCGCCTGCCGGGTCAAGCCGCAAGACGTCTGCCTGGTACCGGAACGCCGCGAGGAACTCACCACCGAAGGCGGCCTGGATGTGGCCGGGCAACTCGATAAAGTCAAACATGCCTGCGACGTGCTCGCTAATGCCGGCATTCGCGTCTCCCTGTTCATCGACGCCGACGAGCGCCAGCTGGATGCCGCCCGCGCCTGCGGTGCACCGGTAATAGAGATCCACACCGGTCGCTTCGCCGATGCGGAGAACGCCCACGACGAGGCCAATGAGCTGCGGCGCATCATCCGCGCAGTCGAATACGGCAATGCACTGGGTTTGCAGGTCAATGCCGGACACGGTCTGCATTATCACAACGTCCAGGCTATTGCCGCCATCCCCGGCGTCGCCGAACTCAACATCGGTCATGCGATTGTCGCGCAGGCACTGTTTGTCGGCTGGGAAGCCGCGGTGCGCGATATGAAACGACTGATGGTGGCTGCAACCGGTCAATAA
- a CDS encoding M14-type cytosolic carboxypeptidase yields the protein MLISSQFDAGAIEVLSAADASTIQLNIRADNAAEFRQWFYFRVHSAADTPLTLRLLNAGDCTYADGWQDYQAMASYDRHNWFRVPTDYDGQVLTIRHRPQHDDVYYAYFAPYAYERHLDLLARVSTADNVRISSLGNSMEGRPLDAIHWGKGVLPVWIIARQHPGETMAEWLIEGLLDRLTDRSDPAARRLAQIATLHIVPNMNPDGAIHGNLRSNAAGVNLNREWQQPSLARSPEVLHVRQAMHDTGVALFLDIHGDETIPYVFTDGCEMIPGYAPELVAKQFEFTRMLQQASPDFQTQYGYAPDRFSDEMLTLASKYIGHHFGCVSLTLEMPFKDNADLPDPQHGWSAARSKHLGAALLSPILTHCLKLS from the coding sequence ATGTTAATTTCCAGTCAATTCGATGCCGGTGCGATTGAAGTCCTGTCCGCTGCCGACGCCAGTACTATCCAGTTGAATATCCGGGCCGATAACGCCGCAGAATTCCGTCAATGGTTCTATTTCCGCGTTCATAGCGCTGCCGACACTCCGCTCACGCTGCGTTTGCTGAATGCAGGCGATTGTACCTATGCCGACGGCTGGCAGGATTATCAGGCCATGGCGAGCTATGACCGGCATAACTGGTTCCGCGTCCCTACCGATTATGACGGGCAAGTGCTGACCATACGCCACCGCCCGCAGCATGACGATGTGTATTATGCCTATTTCGCGCCTTATGCTTACGAGCGCCATCTGGATTTGCTTGCCCGCGTCTCGACGGCGGACAATGTGCGCATCAGTTCTTTGGGAAACAGCATGGAAGGACGCCCTCTGGACGCTATCCACTGGGGCAAAGGCGTACTGCCGGTATGGATCATTGCCCGGCAGCATCCCGGTGAAACCATGGCGGAATGGCTGATCGAAGGCTTGCTGGATCGGCTGACCGATCGCAGCGACCCCGCAGCACGGCGGCTGGCGCAGATCGCCACGCTGCATATCGTTCCCAACATGAATCCTGACGGTGCCATACACGGCAATCTTCGCAGCAATGCGGCCGGCGTCAATCTGAACCGGGAATGGCAGCAGCCCAGTCTCGCACGCAGCCCGGAAGTGCTGCATGTGCGCCAGGCCATGCACGATACCGGCGTTGCACTATTCCTCGATATCCACGGCGATGAGACCATCCCGTACGTATTCACCGACGGTTGCGAAATGATACCCGGTTACGCGCCGGAACTGGTGGCGAAGCAATTCGAATTCACCCGCATGCTGCAACAGGCCAGCCCGGATTTCCAGACGCAATACGGCTATGCGCCGGATCGTTTTTCGGATGAAATGCTGACGTTGGCATCAAAATACATTGGCCATCACTTCGGTTGCGTATCGCTGACGCTGGAAATGCCGTTCAAGGACAATGCCGATTTGCCTGATCCGCAACATGGCTGGAGCGCGGCACGCAGCAAGCATCTGGGTGCCGCGCTGCTGTCACCCATACTGACGCATTGCCTGAAACTATCCTAG
- a CDS encoding YnfA family protein translates to MLELKTIALFFVTAVAESVGCYLPYLWLKEGKSVWLLIPAALSLTLFAWLLSLHPTAAGRVYAAYGGVYIFVAILWLWSVDGVRPTVWDVTGASVALAGMAIIMFAPKNA, encoded by the coding sequence ATGCTTGAACTGAAGACCATAGCCCTCTTCTTCGTTACTGCGGTGGCAGAAAGCGTTGGCTGCTATCTTCCATATCTTTGGCTCAAGGAAGGCAAAAGTGTCTGGTTGCTTATTCCAGCCGCTTTGAGCCTGACACTTTTCGCATGGCTGCTCTCGCTCCACCCGACAGCGGCAGGTCGGGTGTATGCGGCATACGGCGGCGTTTACATTTTCGTCGCCATTTTGTGGCTCTGGTCTGTAGATGGAGTCAGACCTACTGTCTGGGATGTTACCGGTGCCTCAGTTGCATTGGCGGGCATGGCAATCATCATGTTCGCACCCAAAAATGCATAA
- a CDS encoding ketose-bisphosphate aldolase yields the protein MALVHMADMLNHAYRHGYAVGAFNVANFDFLEGVLTAAEACRAPVVLNLPESHLEHYNFEMLIAAAVVGAQRAAVPVAINLDHGTSMKSAVHGIKSGCNAVMIDASALPLDENLRCTREVTDMAHACGVAVEGELGYVPWAENGDNKHTGDIAYTLPAEAKAFVERTGVDCLAVSIGTVHGLAHGTPKLDITRLSKISEAVGIPLVIHGGTGLTDDQFRKLIAHGVAKINYYTGLADVAGACIRAQLKEHPKGSYPQLTAGVRDAIGTEIERMIRLWGSGGRAAEVLKQCRPWREVEQIAFYNAPEKMAESETTATMLRGQETLSAVPGIRTVRTGKSLQPDGSLRYCWLIRFASQAVADHYRTNPAHLRFMDKALRAVTPDLLTIDYVEAE from the coding sequence ATGGCGTTAGTCCACATGGCCGACATGCTCAACCACGCTTACCGTCACGGCTACGCGGTGGGCGCTTTCAATGTGGCAAACTTCGATTTTCTTGAGGGTGTACTGACAGCAGCCGAAGCTTGCCGCGCGCCGGTAGTGCTCAACCTGCCGGAATCCCATCTCGAGCATTACAATTTTGAAATGCTGATTGCAGCCGCGGTCGTTGGTGCACAGCGCGCCGCAGTACCGGTGGCGATCAACCTCGATCACGGCACCAGCATGAAATCTGCCGTCCATGGCATCAAATCAGGCTGCAACGCGGTCATGATAGACGCCTCCGCCCTGCCGCTGGACGAGAATCTGCGCTGCACCCGGGAAGTCACCGACATGGCGCACGCCTGCGGTGTGGCGGTAGAAGGGGAGCTGGGTTATGTACCCTGGGCTGAAAACGGCGACAACAAACACACAGGCGATATCGCCTACACCTTGCCTGCGGAAGCGAAAGCTTTCGTCGAACGCACAGGTGTGGACTGCCTCGCCGTATCCATCGGCACCGTGCATGGCCTGGCGCACGGCACGCCCAAACTGGACATAACCCGCCTGTCGAAGATCAGCGAGGCGGTAGGCATTCCGCTGGTCATACATGGCGGCACCGGCCTGACCGACGACCAATTCAGAAAACTGATTGCGCACGGCGTGGCGAAAATCAACTATTACACCGGGCTGGCTGATGTCGCAGGTGCTTGCATCCGCGCGCAGCTGAAAGAGCATCCAAAAGGCAGCTACCCGCAGCTGACTGCGGGCGTGCGCGATGCCATCGGCACCGAGATCGAACGCATGATCCGGCTCTGGGGCAGCGGCGGACGGGCAGCCGAAGTGCTGAAACAGTGCCGTCCCTGGCGTGAAGTCGAACAGATAGCTTTTTACAATGCGCCGGAAAAAATGGCTGAGAGCGAGACCACCGCGACCATGCTGCGCGGCCAGGAGACGCTAAGCGCCGTGCCGGGGATACGCACGGTCAGGACCGGCAAATCGCTGCAGCCCGACGGCAGTTTGCGTTACTGCTGGCTGATACGCTTTGCCAGTCAGGCAGTGGCAGACCATTACCGCACAAATCCGGCACATTTGCGTTTCATGGACAAGGCATTGCGTGCCGTCACGCCTGATCTGCTTACGATTGATTATGTGGAAGCCGAATAA
- a CDS encoding slipin family protein, which produces MSAFILLLLIAALSGSAVRVFREYERGVIFTLGRFWKVKGPGLVIVIPVFQQAVRVDLRTVVLEVPTQDVISRDNVSVKVSAVVYLRVVDPQKAIIQVVDFLNATSQLAQTTLRSVLGKHLLDDMLAEREKLNLDIQQALDAQTDTWGIKVSNVEIKQVDLTESMIRAIARQAEAERERRAKVIHAEGELQASEKLFQAAAVLAQEPQAILLRYLETLTVIGADKNTTVVFPLPMDLVTPFLKKADPQAGKAPS; this is translated from the coding sequence ATGAGCGCTTTTATACTGTTGTTGCTGATAGCTGCGTTGTCCGGCTCCGCCGTCCGTGTTTTTCGCGAATATGAGCGCGGCGTGATTTTTACCCTCGGGCGTTTCTGGAAGGTAAAGGGACCGGGACTGGTGATCGTGATTCCGGTGTTCCAGCAGGCGGTAAGGGTTGATCTGCGTACCGTGGTGCTGGAGGTGCCTACCCAGGATGTAATCTCGCGCGACAATGTTTCGGTCAAGGTCAGCGCTGTGGTCTATCTGCGCGTTGTCGATCCGCAGAAGGCCATCATTCAGGTGGTCGATTTCTTGAATGCTACCAGTCAGCTGGCGCAGACGACCTTGCGCTCGGTATTGGGCAAGCATCTGCTGGATGACATGCTGGCGGAACGCGAGAAACTGAATCTGGATATCCAGCAGGCGCTGGATGCGCAAACTGATACCTGGGGCATCAAGGTTTCCAATGTCGAGATCAAGCAGGTGGATCTGACTGAATCCATGATACGGGCGATAGCCCGGCAAGCCGAGGCGGAACGTGAACGGCGTGCCAAAGTCATTCACGCCGAGGGCGAATTGCAGGCCTCGGAAAAACTGTTCCAGGCGGCAGCGGTGCTGGCGCAAGAGCCGCAGGCCATCCTGTTGCGTTATCTGGAAACGCTGACCGTGATCGGCGCGGACAAGAACACCACGGTCGTGTTTCCCCTACCGATGGATCTCGTCACACCCTTTTTGAAAAAAGCGGATCCGCAAGCGGGCAAAGCACCCTCCTGA
- the era gene encoding GTPase Era → MDTSNPDFRTGFIAVIGRPNVGKSTLTNRIVGAKVSITSRKAQTTRHRIHGIYTGDDAQFIFVDTPGFQTQYSSALNRGMNKTVVDALHSTDVVLFVIEGTRFDARDQKVLELLPSDLPVILVLNKIDLVKEKDQLLPFMASMNERFKFASIVPISARNGEHLPQLLAEIRKYLPVAVPMFDEDDITDKSERFLAAEIVREKVFRLSGEEVPYSASVMIEKFEQEGELRRIFASILVDKDNQKAILIGHEGSKLKEIGTSARLDMERLFGGKVYLELWVKVKGGWADSERILKQLGYD, encoded by the coding sequence ATGGACACCAGCAATCCCGATTTTCGCACCGGCTTTATCGCCGTTATCGGTCGCCCCAACGTAGGCAAATCCACGCTTACCAACCGTATCGTCGGGGCCAAGGTCAGCATTACCTCGCGCAAGGCGCAAACCACGCGTCATCGCATCCACGGCATCTATACCGGTGACGACGCGCAGTTCATTTTCGTCGATACGCCCGGCTTTCAGACGCAATACAGCAGCGCGCTCAATCGCGGCATGAACAAAACCGTGGTGGATGCGCTGCACTCGACTGACGTGGTGCTGTTCGTGATCGAAGGCACGCGGTTCGATGCGCGCGATCAGAAAGTGCTGGAATTACTGCCCAGCGACCTGCCGGTGATACTGGTGCTCAACAAGATCGATCTGGTCAAGGAAAAAGACCAGCTGCTGCCGTTTATGGCATCGATGAACGAGCGCTTCAAATTTGCATCCATCGTGCCCATCTCCGCACGCAATGGCGAACACTTGCCGCAACTGCTGGCCGAGATCCGCAAGTACCTGCCGGTCGCCGTACCGATGTTTGACGAGGATGATATCACCGATAAAAGCGAGCGTTTCCTCGCGGCCGAAATCGTGCGCGAGAAGGTATTCCGCCTGTCCGGCGAAGAAGTGCCGTACTCCGCCAGCGTAATGATCGAAAAATTCGAGCAGGAAGGCGAATTGCGCCGCATCTTTGCCAGCATTCTGGTCGACAAGGACAACCAGAAAGCCATTCTCATCGGCCACGAGGGCAGCAAGCTCAAGGAAATCGGCACCTCAGCACGGCTGGATATGGAACGCCTGTTCGGCGGCAAAGTGTACCTGGAGCTGTGGGTCAAGGTCAAAGGCGGCTGGGCGGACAGCGAACGCATCCTCAAGCAGCTCGGCTACGACTAA
- the recO gene encoding DNA repair protein RecO has translation MTARLPSSAHERSRVDNTVGLVLHSYHFRETSLIIETFTREHGRVALVARGARRPRSQLRGLMQAFTPLLLSFAGKNELRTLHKAEWQGGLALPQGMGLLCGFYINELMLKLLARDDPHPQLFEHYYATLQALATPGLTQTGYAVILRRFEQCLLAELGYAQPFTHEADSSKPVIAEQYYSYVCERGACLATDEHMPGGIILRGKTLLDLASGDYADPASLTQGKQLMRHIINHHLAGQTLHARELLKDLQQL, from the coding sequence ATGACTGCCAGGCTTCCCAGCTCCGCCCACGAACGTAGCCGTGTAGATAACACGGTAGGGCTGGTGCTGCACAGCTATCATTTCCGCGAAACCAGCCTGATCATCGAAACCTTTACCCGTGAGCATGGCCGCGTTGCGCTGGTGGCGCGCGGCGCCCGCCGTCCGCGCTCCCAACTGCGCGGCCTGATGCAGGCTTTCACCCCGCTGCTGCTATCATTTGCCGGCAAGAATGAGCTGCGCACCCTGCACAAAGCCGAATGGCAAGGCGGGCTGGCGCTGCCACAGGGCATGGGGCTATTGTGCGGCTTTTACATCAATGAGCTCATGCTCAAACTGCTGGCCCGCGACGACCCGCATCCGCAATTGTTCGAACATTATTACGCTACCTTGCAGGCGCTGGCCACGCCAGGCCTGACCCAGACCGGCTACGCCGTCATCCTGCGCCGTTTCGAGCAATGCCTGCTCGCCGAGCTCGGCTACGCACAACCGTTCACCCATGAAGCCGATAGCAGCAAACCCGTCATCGCCGAGCAGTATTACAGCTACGTCTGCGAGCGCGGCGCCTGCCTTGCCACAGACGAACACATGCCCGGCGGCATCATTCTGCGCGGCAAAACGCTGCTCGATCTTGCCAGCGGCGATTATGCCGACCCCGCCAGCCTGACTCAGGGCAAGCAACTGATGCGACACATCATTAACCACCACCTCGCCGGACAAACCCTGCATGCGCGAGAACTACTCAAGGATTTACAACAGTTATGA
- a CDS encoding glycosyltransferase family 2 protein has product MTTTSATHLVLIPSYNPGEKVYETVRAARQYWQPVWVVVDGSTDGTAAGLQAMAAEDDGLRVIVLAHNQGKGAAVLHGIDLAAAAGFTHVLTMDSDGQHPAEQIPVFMDASISAPAVMVLGMPVFDASAPALRVQGRRVSNAWANLETLWAGIGDSLFGFRVYPIAPLQRVMRHQPWMRHFDFDPEAVVRLCWRGVRPVNLPAPVRYYRAEEGGVSHFRYLRDNLLLSWMHLRLFLGFVLRLPLLLVKRGVGRF; this is encoded by the coding sequence ATGACGACGACTTCCGCTACCCATCTCGTACTCATACCCAGTTATAACCCGGGAGAGAAAGTTTATGAAACCGTGCGTGCAGCGCGTCAGTACTGGCAGCCGGTCTGGGTCGTCGTCGATGGCAGTACCGACGGCACGGCAGCCGGGTTGCAGGCCATGGCGGCCGAGGATGACGGTCTGCGCGTGATCGTGTTGGCGCACAATCAGGGTAAAGGCGCCGCGGTATTGCATGGCATCGATCTGGCAGCTGCTGCCGGGTTCACTCATGTGCTGACGATGGATTCGGACGGTCAGCATCCAGCCGAGCAGATCCCGGTGTTCATGGATGCATCGATCAGCGCGCCTGCGGTCATGGTGCTGGGTATGCCGGTATTCGACGCCAGCGCACCCGCGTTGCGCGTCCAGGGGCGGCGTGTATCCAACGCCTGGGCGAATCTGGAAACGCTATGGGCCGGGATAGGTGACTCGTTGTTCGGGTTCCGCGTCTATCCCATTGCACCGTTGCAGCGGGTTATGCGCCATCAGCCGTGGATGCGGCACTTCGATTTCGACCCGGAGGCCGTGGTACGCTTGTGCTGGCGCGGCGTGAGGCCGGTGAACCTGCCCGCCCCGGTGCGCTATTACCGTGCCGAGGAAGGCGGGGTATCGCACTTCCGTTATTTGCGCGACAACCTGTTATTGAGCTGGATGCATTTACGCCTGTTTCTCGGGTTTGTGTTGCGCTTGCCACTGTTGCTGGTTAAACGTGGGGTGGGGCGGTTTTGA
- a CDS encoding Lrp/AsnC family transcriptional regulator: MSNNIEIDRYDRQILRLLQQEGRLSNQELADRIGLSPSPCLRRVRALEESGFITGYRALVDAKALGLSLMALIHISMDQHTPERFDRFETAIGEIPEVLECLLITGQDADYQLKVVVKDMDAYQELLLNRINRIPGVTGVHSSFVLRRVVDKTALDVGEK, encoded by the coding sequence ATGAGCAATAATATTGAAATTGACAGATATGATCGGCAGATTCTGCGGCTATTGCAGCAGGAGGGGCGCCTCAGCAATCAGGAGCTGGCCGATCGCATCGGCCTGTCGCCATCGCCCTGTCTGCGACGGGTGCGTGCGCTGGAAGAGTCCGGCTTCATTACCGGTTATCGTGCGCTGGTGGATGCCAAGGCGCTGGGCTTGTCGCTGATGGCGTTGATTCATATTTCCATGGATCAGCACACGCCGGAGCGTTTCGATCGGTTTGAAACGGCAATCGGCGAGATTCCAGAAGTCCTGGAATGTCTCCTGATTACCGGGCAGGATGCGGATTATCAGCTCAAGGTGGTGGTGAAGGACATGGACGCGTATCAAGAGCTGTTGCTGAACCGCATCAACCGCATCCCGGGGGTGACCGGCGTGCATTCGAGCTTTGTGCTGCGGCGGGTGGTGGACAAGACAGCACTTGATGTCGGGGAGAAATAG
- a CDS encoding CopD family protein — protein sequence MILAKFLHVLSVVIWVGGMFFAYMALRPIAAERLEPPQRLSLWEGVFGRFFPWVWASVALILVSGLYMMAQLGKPPVYVMLMFVLGVVMMLLFAHVFFAPFKRLKRAVVAQDWKAGGGALGQIRKLIAINLTLGLLTVTIATLGVYLG from the coding sequence ATGATTTTGGCAAAGTTTTTACATGTGTTGAGTGTGGTGATCTGGGTAGGCGGAATGTTCTTTGCATATATGGCATTGCGTCCGATTGCCGCTGAACGGCTGGAACCGCCGCAGCGTCTGAGTTTGTGGGAAGGCGTATTCGGCCGGTTCTTTCCTTGGGTGTGGGCGTCTGTTGCGCTGATACTGGTTAGCGGTTTGTACATGATGGCGCAGCTCGGCAAACCGCCGGTGTATGTGATGCTCATGTTCGTGCTCGGCGTGGTCATGATGCTGCTGTTCGCGCACGTATTCTTTGCGCCATTCAAGCGTCTCAAGCGTGCCGTTGTCGCGCAGGACTGGAAAGCCGGCGGTGGCGCTCTCGGTCAGATCCGCAAGCTGATTGCGATCAATCTGACCCTGGGCCTGCTGACGGTAACCATCGCGACGCTGGGTGTTTATCTAGGATAG